The Alosa sapidissima isolate fAloSap1 chromosome 5, fAloSap1.pri, whole genome shotgun sequence genome has a window encoding:
- the LOC121710140 gene encoding protocadherin gamma-A4-like — translation MKESKGISHFHAGFWTVGLFIVVFLCTCNGDITYSVPEEMKKGTVFGNIAKDLSLSVKGLSDRKARIDMEGNGRRFFDLQGGQLAIAEIIDREELCGSKPSCSLNYELVLENPLELHQITLQIEDINDNPPRFPKSEIRLEIRESAHKGERFPLDEAHDPDVGRNGIQNYSLEKNDYFRIDVNSHSNGRKYGELVLNKELDREQQQQVTLLLTASDGGFPQRSGTAVVRVIVLDANDNLPVFSETVYKVSLPENSHLGTVVVTVSATDADEGANGEITYEFSHISDKEARLFSINEVTGEINMIGTVDFEDKNEYELWVKAKDGAGLASNAKVDVEITDVNDNAPVIYIKSLNVPIPENVASGSEIGIINVQDKDTGGNKQIRCTIQQNVPFKLNPSIKNYYTLVTTAELDRELISDYNVTITATDEGSPPLSSSKTIHLSVSDVNDNPPVFEHQSYSAYVTENNKPGSSVCSVTARDPDWRQNGTVFYSLLPSEVNGFPVSSYVSINGDTGVIHAVRAFDYEQFRSFKVQVEARDNGSPPLSSNVTVSVFITDENDNSPQILYPTPEGNSFMTEMVPKAALSGSLVSKVIAVDADSGQNAWLSYQIVKSTDPGLFTIGLHSGEIRAQRDISESDSMKQNLVISVKDNGQPSLSTTCAVYLLISDNLAEVPELKDMSYEESNSKLTSYLIIALVSV, via the coding sequence ATGAAGGAATCTAAGGGAATTTCGCATTTCCATGCTGGGTTCTGGACCGTAGGCCTATtcattgttgtgtttttgtgcacTTGTAATGGCGATATCACGTATTCCGTGCCAGAGGAAATGAAGAAAGGGACGGTGTTTGGCAATATAGCAAAGGATCTTAGTCTCAGTGTTAAAGGACTATCGGATCGCAAAGCTCGAATAGACATGGAAGGAAATGGCCGACGTTTTTTTGATCTACAGGGAGGACAACTGGCTATTGCAGAAATAATTGACCGCGAGGAGCTGTGCGGATCAAAGCCGTCATGCTCTTTAAACTACGAATTAGTTTTGGAGAACCCCTTGGAATTGCATCAGATTACACTGCAGATTGAGGATATAAATGACAACCCACCTCGTTTTCCGAAGAGTGAAATCAGATTGGAAATCAGGGAATCTGCCCATAAAGGCGAACGTTTCCCTTTGGATGAGGCCCACGATCCCGATGTGGGGCGAAATGGAATACAGAACTATTCCCTTGAGAAGAATGATTATTTTCGCATAGATGTGAATTCGCATTCGAATGGTCGAAAATACGGTGAATTGGTTTTAAATAAAGAGCTTGATcgtgaacagcagcagcaggtgaCATTGTTGCTTACTGCTAGTGACGGAGGCTTTCCACAAAGATCTGGTACTGCGGTCGTACGTGTTATTGTCCTTGATGCAAACGATAATCTTCCTGTATTCAGTGAAACCGTTTATAAAGTTAGTCTACCTGAAAATTCTCATTTAGGTACTGTGGTTGTGACTGTAAGTGCTACTGACGCTGATGAAGGAGCCAATGGAGAGATTACATATGAATTTAGTCACATATCTGATAAAGAAGCTAGACTTTTCTCTATTAATGAGGTGACTGGAGAAATCAATATGATAGGAACAGTAGACTTTGAGGACAAAAATGAGTATGAATTATGGGTTAAGGCAAAAGATGGTGCAGGGTTGGCATCCAACGCCAAAGTTGATGTAGAGATCACAGATGTAAATGACAACGCGCCTGTGATATACATCAAATCACTTAATGTGCCAATCCCTGAAAATGTAGCCTCAGGAAGTGAAATAGGGATTATTAATGTTCAGGATAAAGATACAGGGGGAAATAAACAGATACGCTGTACCATTCAGCAGAATGTTCCTTTTAAATTAAATCCATCCATTAAAAACTACTACACACTTGTTACAACCGCTGAATTGGACCGAGAACTTATAAGTGATTATAATGTGACAATAACAGCTACTGATGAAGGCTCACCACCATTATCTTCTTCCAAGAcaatccatctctctgtctctgatgtAAATGATAACCCTCCTGTATTTGAACATCAGTCCTACAGCGCATATGTGACTGAGAATAACAAGCCTGGCTCCTCTGTCTGTTCTGTTACTGCGAGAGACCCAGACTGGAGACAGAATGGCACAGTGTTCTACTCTCTGTTGCCCAGTGAGGTCAATGGTTTTCCGGTCTCCTCATATGTATCCATTAATGGAGACACAGGGGTGATCCATGCTGTGAGGGCCTTTGACTATGAGCAGTTCAGAAGCTTCAAAGTTCAGGTTGAAGCCAGAGACAATGGTTCTCCTCCACTCAGCAGCAacgtgactgtgagtgtgttcatAACAGATGAGAATGATAACTCTCCTCAGATATTATACCCTACTCCAGAAGGAAACTCCTTCATGACTGAGATGGTTCCTAAAGCTGCTCTTTCTGGCTCGCTGGTCTCCAAAGTGATCGCTGTTGATGCTGACTCTGGACAGAACGCGTGGCTGTCGTATCAGATCGTGAAGTCGACTGATCCGGGACTTTTCACTATTGGTCTCCACAGTGGAGAGATCAGGGCTCAGAGGGACATTTCTGAATCTGACAGCATGAAGCAGAACCTTGTGATCTCAGTGAAAGATAACggacagccctctctctctacaaccTGTGCCGTATATTTACTCATCTCTGATAACTTGGCTGAAGTTCCTGAACTGAAAGACATGTCTTATGAGGAGAGCAATTCTAAACTCACATCTTATCTGATCATTGCTCTCGTGTCTGTT
- the LOC121708907 gene encoding protocadherin beta-15-like, whose product MFCDSMMKKYERNIHFRTVFWITCVAVFFRTCNGDLSYSVPEEMKKGTVFGNIAKDLGLGTKGLSDRKARIDIEGNGKRFCDLQGGELVIAERIDREELCGSKPSCTLNYELVLENPFELHQIILQIEDINDNSPRFPKNEIKLEIRESADKGERFRLDEAHDSDVGRNGLQAYSLENNDYFILAVNSHLNGRKYSELVLQKELDREQQQEVTLLLTASDGGSPQRSGTAVIRVIVLDANDNHPVFGETVYKTSLPENSPVGTVVVTVSATDADEGANGEVTYEFSHISDKAARLFSIDEVTGEVKVIGTIDYEDKSEYELWVQAKDGAGLASNAKVDIEITDVNDNAPVISIKSLNVPIPENVAPGTEIGIINVQDKDTGGNRQVRCSIQQNVPFKLNPSFKNYYTLVTTAELDRELAGDYNVTIIATDEGSPPLSSTKTIHLFVSDVNDNPPVFAEQSYSAYVTENNKPGSSVCSVTARDPDWRQNGTVFYSLLPSEVNGVLVSSYVSINGDTGVIHALRAFDYEQFRSFKVQVVARDNGSPPLSSNVTVSVFITDENDNSPQILYPTPEGLRTNSFMTEMVPKAALSGSLVSKVIAVDADSGQNAWLSYQIVKSTDPGLFTIGLHSGEIRAQRDISESDSMKQNLVISVKDNGQPSLSTTCAVYLLISDNLAEVPELKDMSYEESNSKLTSYLIIALVSVSTFFLTFIILIVAIRICHRRKPRLLFDGAVAIPSAYLPPNYADVDGTGTLRSAYNYDAYMTTGSRTSDFKFVTSYNDNTLPSGTTLKRSPGDNIDCLNFSSLDFTENGSKCSTLVNN is encoded by the coding sequence ATGTTTTGTGATAGCATGATGAAGAAATACGAAAGGAATATTCATTTTCGTACGGTGTTCTGGATTACGTGTGTTGCAGTGTTTTTTCGCACTTGTAATGGCGATCTGAGCTATTCTGTGCCAGAAGAAATGAAGAAAGGGACGGTGTTTGGCAATATAGCAAAGGATCTGGGTCTCGGTACTAAAGGACTATCGGATCGCAAAGCTCGAATAGACATAGAAGGGAATGGCAAACGTTTTTGCGATCTTCAGGGAGGCGAACTGGTTATTGCAGAGAGAATAGACCGCGAGGAGCTCTGTGGTTCGAAACCATCATGTACATTAAATTACGAGTTAGTTTTGGAGAACCCGTTTGAGTTGCATCAAATTATTCTACAGATTGAGGATATAAATGACAACTCACCTCGCTTTCCGAAAAATGAAATCAAACTGGAAATCAGGGAATCTGCCGATAAGGGTGAACGTTTCCGTTTGGATGAAGCGCATGATTCCGACGTGGGGCGAAACGGATTACAGGCCTATTCCTTGGAGAACAATGATTATTTTATCTTAGCAGTGAATTCTCATTTGAATGGACGAAAGTATAGCGAATTGGTTTTACAGAAAGAACTTGACcgggagcagcagcaggaggtgaCATTGTTGCTTACTGCTAGTGATGGAGGATCTCCACAAAGGTCTGGAACAGCAGTCATACGTGTTATTGTGCTTGATGCAAATGATAATCATCCAGTATTCGGTGAAACCGTTTATAAAACCAGTCTACCCGAAAACTCTCCTGTAGGCACAGTGGTTGTGACTGTAAGTGCTACAGATGCAGATGAAGGAGCAAATGGAGAAGTCACCTATGAATTTAGTCATATATCTGACAAAGCAGCTAGACTGTTCTCTATTGATGAAGTAACAGGAGAAGTAAAAGTCATTGGAACAATAGACTATGAGGACAAGTCTGAGTATGAGTTATGGGTCCAGGCAAAGGATGGTGCAGGGTTGGCCTCTAATGCCAAAGTTGATATAGAGATCACAGATGTAAATGACAATGCACCTGTGATATCTATTAAATCACTTAATGTGCCTATTCCTGAGAATGTAGCTCCTGGGACAGAAATAGGGATAATTAATGTTCAGGATAAAGATACAGGGGGAAACAGACAGGTTCGGTGTTCCATTCAGCAGAATGTTCCATTTAAATTAAATCCCTCATTTAAAAACTACTACACACTAGTTACTACAGCTGAATTAGACCGTGAACTTGCAGGTGATTATAATGTAACAATTATCGCTACAGATGAAggctctcccccactctcttctACTAAGACAATACACCTTTTTGTATCTGATGTAAATGATAACCCTCCTGTATTTGCAGAGCAGTCCTACAGTGCATATGTGACTGAGAATAACAAGCCTGGCTCCTCTGTCTGTTCTGTTACTGCGAGAGACCCAGACTGGAGACAGAATGGCACAGTGTTCTACTCTCTGTTGCCCAGTGAGGTCAATGGTGTTCTGGTCTCCTCATATGTATCTATTAATGGAGACACAGGGGTGATCCATGCTTTGAGGGCCTTTGACTATGAGCAGTTCAGAAGCTTCAAAGTTCAGGTTGTAGCCAGAGACAATGGTTCTCCTCCACTCAGCAGCAacgtgactgtgagtgtgttcatAACAGATGAGAATGATAACTCTCCTCAGATATTATACCCTACTCCAGAAGGACTGAGGACCAACTCCTTCATGACTGAGATGGTTCCTAAAGCTGCTCTTTCTGGCTCGCTGGTCTCCAAAGTGATCGCTGTTGATGCTGACTCTGGACAGAACGCGTGGCTGTCGTATCAGATCGTGAAGTCGACTGATCCGGGACTTTTCACTATTGGTCTCCACAGTGGAGAGATCAGGGCTCAGAGGGACATTTCTGAATCTGACAGCATGAAGCAGAACCTTGTGATCTCAGTGAAAGATAACggacagccctctctctctacaaccTGTGCCGTATATTTACTCATCTCTGATAACTTGGCTGAAGTTCCTGAACTGAAAGACATGTCTTATGAGGAGAGCAATTCTAAACTCACATCTTATCTGATCATTGCTCTGGTGTCTGTTTCCACATTTTTCCTCACTTTCATCATTCTCATTGTGGCCATAAGGATTTGCCACAGGAGAAAGCCCAGACTGCTGTTTGATGGAGCAGTAGCCATTCCCAGTGCATATTTACCTCCCAACTATGCAGATGTTGATGGAACTGGAACTCTCCGTAGTGCTTATAACTATGATGCCTATATGACCACAGGGTCACGTACCAGTGACTTCAAGTTTGTAACATCCTACAATGACAACACTCTGCCTTCTGGCACCACTCTGAAGAGGAGTCCAGGAGACAACATTGACTGTCTGAACTTCTCTTCCCTTGACTTCACTGAGAATGGATCTAAATGCTCCACTCTGGTAAATAATTGA
- the LOC121708908 gene encoding protocadherin beta-16-like: MKQFEGISHFRAAFCMALFAFVRICSGDLSYSVPEEMKKRSVVGNIAKDLGLSVKGLSDRKARIEIERNGRRFFDLQGGELVIAERIDREELCGSKPSCPLNYELVLENPLELHRINLQIVDINDNAPRFPKSEIKLEIRESAHKGERFPLDEAHDSDVGANGIQSYSLEKNEHFTLDVQSNSDGGKYGELVLDKELDREQQQEVTVLLTASDGGSPRRSGTTVIHVIVLDANDNRPVFSQHVYKASLPENSHLGTVVVTVSATDADEGANGEVTYEFSRISDKAARLFSIDEVTGAIKVSGSIDYEDKYEYELRVQAKDGAGLASNSKVEIEITDVNDNAPEIYIKSLNVPIPENVAPGTEVGIINVQDKDDEGNRQVRCSIQQNVPFKLSPSIKNYYTLVTTEELDRELTGEYNVTITATDEGSPPLSSSKTIHLSVSDVNDNPPVFEHQSYSAYVTENNKPGSSVCSVTARDPDWRQNGTVFYSLLPSEVNSVPVSSFVSINGDTGVIHAVRAFDYEQFRSFKVQVVARDNGSPPLSSNVTVSVFITDENDNSPQILYPTPEGNSFMTEMVPKAALSGSLVSKVIAVDADSGQNAWLSYQIVKSTDPGLFTIGLHSGEIRAQRDISESDSMKQNLVISVKDNGQPSLSTTCSVYLLISDNLAEVPELKDMSYEESNSKLTSYLIIALVSVSTFFITFIILIVAIRICHRRKPRLLFDGAVAIPSAYLPPNYADVDGTGTLRSAYNYDAYMTTGSRTSDFKFVTSYNDNTLPSGTTLKRSPGDNSDCLNFTSLDFTENGSKCSTLVNPF, encoded by the coding sequence ATGAAGCAATTCGAAGGGATTTCACATTTCCGTGCTGCGTTCTGCATGGCATTATTTGCATTTGTGCGCATTTGTAGTGGCGATCTGAGCTATTCCGTACCAGAGGAGATGAAGAAAAGATCAGTTGTTGGAAATATTGCAAAGGACCTTGGTCTTAGTGTCAAAGGACTTTCCGATCGCAAGGCTCGaatagaaatagaaagaaatggcCGTCGTTTTTTTGATCTACAGGGAGGTGAACTGGTTATTGCAGAAAGAATAGACCGCGAAGAGCTGTGCGGATCAAAGCCGTCGTGCCCGTTAAATTATGAATTAGTTTTGGAGAACCCTTTGGAATTGCACCGGATTAACTTGCAGATTGTGGACATAAATGACAATGCACCTCGTTTTCCGAAGAGTGAGATCAAACTGGAAATCAGGGAATCTGCCCATAAAGGCGAGCGTTTCCCCTTGGATGAGGCGCACGATTCGGATGTGGGAGCAAACGGAATTCAAAGCTACTCATTAGAGAAGAACGAACATTTTACCCTTGATGTGCAGTCTAATTCGGATGGAGGTAAATATGGCGAATTGGTTTTGGACAAAGAACTTGATCGGGAACAGCAGCAAGAGGTGACTGTGTTGCTTACAGCCAGTGATGGAGGCTCTCCCCGTAGATCAGGCACAACAGTTATTCATGTTATTGTCCTTGATGCCAACGATAATCGACCAGTATTCAGCCAACATGTTTACAAAGCCAGTCTACCTGAAAATTCACACTTAGGTACAGTGGTAGTTACTGTAAGTGCCACCGATGCAGATGAAGGAGCAAACGGAGAGGTGACTTATGAATTCAGTCGCATATCTGACAAAGCAGCCAGACTTTTTTCTATTGATGAAGTGACTGGAGCGATCAAAGTGAGTGGCTCAATAGACTATGAGGacaaatatgaatatgaattaAGAGTTCAGGCAAAGGATGGTGCAGGGTTGGCATCAAATTCCAAAGTTGAAATAGAGATCACAGATGTAAATGATAATGCACCTGAGATATATATCAAATCACTTAATGTGCCTATTCCTGAAAATGTAGCCCCAGGAACAGAGGTGGGGATTATTAATGTTCAGGATAAGGATGATGAGGGAAACCGACAGGTTCGCTGCTCCATTCAGCAGAATGTTCCCTTTAAATTAAGTCCATCAATTAAAAACTATTACACTCTAGTTACTACAGAAGAGCTAGACCGTGAACTTACAGGAgaatacaatgtaacaattaCAGCTACTGATGAAGGATCACCACCATTGTCTTCCTCCAAGACAatccatctctctgtgtctgatGTAAATGATAACCCTCCTGTATTTGAACATCAGTCCTACAGCGCATATGTGACTGAGAATAACAAGCCTGGCTCCTCTGTCTGTTCTGTTACTGCAAGAGACCCAGACTGGAGACAGAATGGCACAGTGTTCTACTCTCTGTTGCCCAGTGAGGTCAATAGTGTTCCGGTCTCCTCATTTGTATCAATTAATGGAGACACAGGGGTGATCCATGCTGTGAGGGCCTTTGACTATGAGCAGTTCAGAAGCTTCAAAGTTCAGGTTGTAGCCAGAGACAATGGTTCTCCTCCACTCAGCAGCAacgtgactgtgagtgtgttcatAACAGATGAGAATGATAACTCTCCTCAGATATTATACCCTACTCCAGAAGGAAACTCCTTCATGACTGAGATGGTTCCTAAAGCTGCTCTTTCTGGCTCGCTGGTCTCCAAAGTGATCGCTGTTGATGCTGACTCTGGACAGAACGCGTGGCTGTCATATCAGATTGTGAAGTCGACTGATCCGGGACTTTTCACTATTGGTCTCCACAGTGGAGAGATCAGGGCTCAGAGGGACATTTCTGAATCTGACAGCATGAAGCAGAACCTTGTGATCTCAGTGAAAGATAACggacagccctctctctctacaaccTGTTCCGTATATTTACTCATCTCTGATAACTTGGCTGAAGTTCCTGAACTGAAAGACATGTCTTATGAGGAGAGCAATTCTAAACTCACATCTTATCTGATCATTGCTCTGGTGTCTGTTtccacatttttcatcactttcATCATTCTCATTGTGGCCATAAGGATTTGCCACAGGAGAAAGCCCAGACTGCTGTTTGATGGAGCAGTAGCCATTCCCAGTGCATATTTACCTCCCAACTATGCAGATGTTGATGGAACTGGAACTCTCCGTAGTGCTTATAACTATGACGCCTATATGACCACAGGGTCACGTACCAGTGACTTCAAGTTTGTAACATCTTACAATGACAACACTCTGCCTTCTGGCACCACTCTGAAGAGGAGTCCAGGAGACAACAGTGACTGTCTGAACTTCACTTCTCTTGACTTCACTGAGAATGGATCTAAATGCTCCACTCTGGTAAACCCATTTTAA